The following are encoded together in the Natator depressus isolate rNatDep1 chromosome 10, rNatDep2.hap1, whole genome shotgun sequence genome:
- the PIGBOS1 gene encoding protein PIGBOS1 → MYGKVPLPHIFLGALLGVAGGVYIYKPIFEQYHRKRNKLKETLQAPELEEKKE, encoded by the coding sequence ATGTATGGTAAAGTGCCATTACCTCATATCTTTCTGGGGGCTCTCCTTGGAGTTGCAGGAGGAGTCTACATCTATAAACCAATATTTGAACAATATCACAGAAAACGGAATAAATTAAAAGAAACGCTGCAAGCACCAGAACTAGAAGAGAAGAAAGAATAG